Proteins encoded together in one Marinobacter sp. Arc7-DN-1 window:
- the nrdR gene encoding transcriptional regulator NrdR — protein MHCPFCGEADTKVIDSRLVAEGDQVRRRRECLSCRERFTTFESAELVMPRVVKQDGTRQPFDEEKLRSGLMKALEKRPVSIEQIDAALNRIKYRLRATGEREVKSMQLGEEVMTELRQLDKVAYVRFASVYRSFQDINEFKEEIERLSASNGDTAVDVAKALADNRSAEGKA, from the coding sequence ATGCATTGTCCCTTCTGTGGTGAAGCAGATACCAAGGTGATTGATTCCCGGCTGGTGGCCGAGGGCGATCAGGTGCGTCGCCGCAGGGAATGCCTGTCGTGCCGTGAGCGTTTCACCACTTTTGAGTCTGCCGAGCTGGTGATGCCGCGGGTGGTGAAGCAGGACGGCACCCGGCAACCTTTTGATGAGGAAAAGCTGCGCTCGGGGTTGATGAAGGCACTGGAGAAGCGGCCAGTCAGCATTGAGCAGATCGATGCCGCCCTGAACCGCATCAAGTACCGTTTGCGGGCGACCGGTGAAAGGGAAGTGAAATCGATGCAGCTGGGTGAGGAGGTAATGACCGAGTTGCGGCAACTGGACAAAGTGGCCTATGTCCGTTTCGCGTCGGTGTATCGCAGCTTCCAGGATATCAACGAGTTTAAGGAAGAAATCGAGCGCCTGTCTGCCAGCAATGGAGATACAGCCGTTGATGTTGCCAAGGCACTGGCAGATAACCGCTCTGCAGAAGGAAAAGCATGA
- the nusB gene encoding transcription antitermination factor NusB: protein MSETEGTSPQPAPAGQPKAGDRRRARALAMQGLYQRHFSKTAISDIEAEFMVDNDTSKVDLLYFRDLLRGVHREQGELDKLIEPFLDRPINEVDPVELAIVRLGAYELKHRLDVPYKVVINEGIEMAKRFGGTEGHKFVNSILDKLSGRLRLAETRSRAR from the coding sequence ATGAGCGAAACTGAAGGTACATCACCGCAGCCGGCACCGGCCGGCCAGCCGAAAGCCGGTGATCGACGCCGCGCCAGGGCTCTGGCCATGCAGGGGCTTTATCAGCGCCACTTCAGCAAGACGGCCATTTCCGACATTGAGGCCGAGTTCATGGTTGACAATGACACGAGCAAGGTTGATCTGCTGTACTTCCGCGACCTGCTCCGTGGTGTACACCGGGAGCAGGGCGAACTGGACAAGCTGATTGAGCCGTTCCTGGATCGCCCGATCAATGAGGTGGATCCGGTGGAGCTGGCCATTGTCCGGCTTGGTGCCTATGAACTGAAACATCGTCTTGATGTGCCCTACAAGGTGGTTATTAACGAAGGCATTGAAATGGCCAAGCGCTTTGGTGGCACCGAGGGCCATAAATTCGTCAACAGCATCCTCGACAAGCTGAGCGGCCGACTCCGGCTTGCCGAGACACGCTCCCGTGCCCGCTAG
- the glyA gene encoding serine hydroxymethyltransferase: MFNREMKIAGFDDELWNAMQAEEKRQEAHIELIASENYTSPRVMEAQGSMLTNKYAEGYPGKRYYGGCEFVDIAEDLAIERAKELFGAAYANVQPHSGSQANSAVFMALLKPGDTVLGMSLAHGGHLTHGASVNFSGKIYHAVQYGLNPETGLIDYDEVEALAVEHKPKMIIAGFSAYSQELDFARFREIADKVGAFLFVDMAHVAGLVAAGVYPDPIPHAHVVATTTHKTLRGPRGGLILACDDADLQKKLNSAVFPGSQGGPLMHVIAAKAVCFKEAMSDEFKTYQQQVVKNASAMAQVFVDRGYDVVSGGTKNHLFLVSLIKQDITGKDADAALGRAHITVNKNAVPNDPRSPFVTSGLRLGTPAITTRGFGESECRDLAGWICDILDNLEDEAVNSRVREQVSALCARFPVYG; the protein is encoded by the coding sequence ATGTTTAATCGTGAAATGAAAATCGCCGGCTTTGACGACGAACTCTGGAACGCCATGCAGGCGGAAGAGAAGCGCCAGGAAGCTCATATCGAGCTGATCGCGTCCGAGAATTACACCAGCCCCCGGGTGATGGAAGCCCAGGGCAGCATGCTGACCAATAAGTATGCGGAGGGCTACCCGGGCAAGCGCTATTACGGCGGGTGCGAGTTTGTGGATATTGCCGAAGATCTGGCGATTGAGCGCGCCAAAGAGCTATTCGGTGCCGCCTACGCGAACGTGCAGCCGCATTCCGGCTCCCAGGCAAACTCTGCTGTGTTTATGGCGCTGCTGAAACCCGGTGATACCGTTCTCGGTATGAGTCTGGCGCACGGTGGTCATCTTACCCACGGTGCCAGCGTCAACTTCTCCGGCAAGATCTACCATGCCGTGCAGTATGGCCTGAACCCGGAAACCGGCCTGATCGATTACGACGAAGTGGAAGCGCTGGCGGTTGAGCACAAGCCGAAAATGATCATTGCCGGCTTCTCCGCCTATTCCCAGGAACTGGACTTTGCCCGATTCCGTGAAATCGCGGATAAGGTTGGCGCCTTTCTGTTTGTCGACATGGCGCACGTTGCCGGCCTGGTAGCCGCCGGTGTGTACCCGGATCCGATTCCCCACGCCCACGTGGTTGCGACCACCACCCACAAGACCCTGCGTGGTCCCCGTGGCGGCCTGATCCTGGCCTGTGACGACGCTGATCTGCAGAAGAAGCTGAACTCTGCGGTGTTCCCGGGCAGCCAGGGCGGCCCGTTGATGCACGTGATTGCCGCCAAGGCCGTCTGCTTCAAGGAAGCTATGAGCGACGAGTTCAAGACCTATCAGCAGCAGGTGGTCAAGAACGCCTCTGCCATGGCCCAGGTGTTTGTGGATCGTGGCTATGACGTGGTGTCCGGTGGCACAAAGAACCATTTGTTCCTGGTTAGCCTGATCAAGCAGGACATCACTGGCAAAGACGCAGATGCGGCGCTGGGGCGGGCACACATCACCGTGAACAAGAACGCGGTCCCCAACGATCCTCGCTCTCCGTTTGTCACTTCCGGTCTGCGCCTTGGTACTCCGGCGATTACCACCCGTGGTTTCGGTGAGTCTGAGTGCCGTGACCTTGCTGGCTGGATCTGCGACATCCTGGATAACCTGGAGGATGAGGCGGTAAACAGTCGGGTTCGTGAGCAGGTGAGTGCTCTGTGCGCCCGTTTCCCTGTCTACGGCTGA
- a CDS encoding phosphatidylglycerophosphatase A — protein MSQKDEASEPEIPEVLLPPGFLRNPVHLLAFGFGSGATARAPGTWGSLAAIPLWYGFAWLPPIAYWLVVLLAFVVGIWLCGKTAEDLKVHDHGGIVWDEFVGMWIALGLFPDTIYGVLGAFLLFRLFDIAKPWPIGWLDERMPGGLGIMVDDVLAGVMALVCLWAVDRWLIPVMI, from the coding sequence ATGAGCCAGAAAGATGAGGCGTCCGAACCGGAAATTCCCGAAGTTCTCCTGCCTCCGGGATTCCTGCGTAATCCGGTCCATTTGCTGGCCTTCGGTTTTGGTAGCGGTGCAACGGCACGGGCTCCCGGAACATGGGGAAGTCTCGCGGCAATTCCTCTCTGGTATGGCTTCGCCTGGTTACCACCGATAGCCTACTGGCTGGTGGTGTTGCTGGCTTTTGTCGTGGGTATCTGGCTGTGCGGAAAAACCGCTGAGGACCTCAAGGTCCACGATCACGGGGGCATTGTCTGGGATGAATTTGTCGGGATGTGGATCGCCCTGGGACTGTTTCCGGATACCATTTACGGCGTATTGGGCGCTTTTCTGCTTTTCCGTCTTTTTGACATCGCAAAACCATGGCCCATCGGGTGGCTGGACGAACGAATGCCCGGTGGGCTTGGTATCATGGTGGACGATGTGCTGGCGGGGGTTATGGCTCTGGTCTGCCTTTGGGCAGTTGACCGCTGGCTGATCCCGGTAATGATTTAG
- the ribBA gene encoding bifunctional 3,4-dihydroxy-2-butanone-4-phosphate synthase/GTP cyclohydrolase II produces MALNSIEDIIEDIRQGKMVILMDDEDRENEGDLVMAAEHCTAEAINFMARFGRGLICMPMTRDRCEQLGLPLMVQQNASGFGTKFTLSIEAAVGVTTGISAADRARTVQAAVDRNAKASDLVQPGHIFPLMSDPGGVLSRAGHTEASCDLAGLAGCEPAGVICEIMNDDGSMARREDLERFAEEHDLKIGTIADLIHYRTMNERTVECVEENDLDTEYGVFSLRTYRDNIQGATHLAMVKGSISQEEPALVRVHITDTLRDLLGARRKDSRSWPLHHALEKVATEGRGVVVLLNSAEDSYNLEDRIHEFFDEGQGSSGKGSSGVYFTVGTGSQILRDIGVGKMRLLSPPIKFSAISGFDLEVVEYVPYTPE; encoded by the coding sequence ATGGCACTGAACAGCATTGAAGACATCATTGAAGATATCCGTCAGGGCAAGATGGTCATACTGATGGATGACGAGGATCGCGAGAATGAGGGCGATCTCGTGATGGCCGCCGAGCATTGCACGGCTGAAGCCATCAACTTCATGGCCCGTTTTGGCCGCGGCCTCATCTGCATGCCCATGACCCGGGATCGCTGTGAGCAGTTAGGTCTTCCGTTGATGGTCCAGCAGAACGCGTCCGGTTTCGGTACCAAGTTTACTCTGTCCATTGAAGCGGCCGTGGGCGTGACTACCGGTATTTCTGCCGCAGACCGTGCCCGCACGGTTCAGGCGGCGGTAGACCGCAACGCGAAGGCGAGTGACCTGGTTCAGCCCGGCCATATCTTTCCGCTGATGTCCGATCCGGGTGGTGTTCTGAGTCGCGCCGGCCATACCGAAGCGTCCTGCGATCTTGCCGGACTGGCTGGTTGCGAGCCGGCGGGTGTGATCTGCGAGATCATGAACGACGATGGCTCCATGGCCCGCAGGGAAGACCTGGAACGATTTGCCGAAGAACATGATCTCAAGATTGGTACCATTGCCGACCTGATTCACTACCGCACCATGAACGAGCGCACCGTTGAGTGTGTGGAAGAGAACGACCTGGACACCGAATACGGTGTCTTCAGCCTTCGTACTTACCGTGACAATATCCAGGGTGCGACTCACCTGGCTATGGTGAAGGGGAGTATTTCCCAGGAAGAGCCGGCTCTTGTACGTGTACACATCACCGACACCTTGCGGGACCTTCTGGGTGCCCGCCGCAAGGATTCACGAAGCTGGCCTCTGCACCACGCCCTTGAAAAAGTGGCAACCGAGGGCAGGGGTGTGGTTGTTCTGCTGAACAGCGCCGAAGACAGCTATAACCTGGAAGACCGCATCCACGAATTTTTTGATGAAGGGCAAGGGTCCTCCGGCAAGGGCAGCTCCGGTGTTTATTTCACCGTGGGCACCGGTTCCCAGATTCTCCGGGACATCGGTGTGGGCAAGATGCGTCTGCTGAGCCCGCCGATCAAGTTCTCGGCCATTTCCGGTTTTGATCTGGAAGTTGTTGAGTACGTTCCCTATACCCCTGAATGA
- the ribE gene encoding 6,7-dimethyl-8-ribityllumazine synthase, which yields MADIRVIEGDFTECTGRYALVVGRFNGFVVESLVEGALDTLRRHGISDDDVTIVRVPGAYEMPLAVKRVAETGEYDAIIALGAVIRGGTPHFEYVAGEASSGIGAVSLDTDVPVTFGVLTVDSIEQAIERSGTKAGNKGAEAAITALEMVSLFRKLGE from the coding sequence ATGGCGGATATCAGAGTAATTGAAGGTGATTTTACCGAGTGCACCGGGCGTTATGCGCTGGTGGTAGGCCGTTTTAACGGTTTTGTTGTTGAAAGCCTGGTTGAAGGCGCGCTGGATACCCTGCGCCGCCACGGGATCTCCGATGATGATGTCACCATTGTGCGGGTGCCTGGCGCCTATGAGATGCCACTGGCCGTCAAGCGTGTTGCCGAAACCGGCGAGTACGATGCCATCATTGCGCTGGGTGCCGTCATTCGTGGCGGCACCCCGCATTTCGAATACGTTGCCGGTGAAGCGTCAAGCGGTATCGGCGCGGTAAGCCTTGATACAGACGTACCGGTGACCTTTGGTGTGCTGACGGTGGATTCCATCGAACAGGCTATCGAGCGTTCGGGCACCAAGGCTGGTAACAAGGGCGCCGAAGCGGCCATCACGGCCCTTGAAATGGTCAGCCTGTTCAGGAAACTGGGTGAGTAA
- the ettA gene encoding energy-dependent translational throttle protein EttA, which translates to MAQYVYTMNRVGKVVPPKREILKDISLSFFPGAKIGVLGLNGAGKSTLLRIMAGVDQDYIGEARPQPGINVGYLPQEPELDEEKTVKEIVDEAVSGVHDALAELDQVYAAYAEPDADFDALAKKQGELEAYIQATDGHDIERKMEVAADALRLPPWDQKVQILSGGERRRVALCRLLLSGPDMLLLDEPTNHLDAESVAWLERFLHDYEGTVVAITHDRYFLDNVAGWILELDRGHGIPFEGNYSQWLENKEKRLEMESKQEASHQKAIKQELEWVRSNAKGRQSKSKARLARFEEMSSQEFQKRNETNELYIPPGPRLGNKVIEVDGISKSFGDRLLYEDVSLSVPPGAIVGIIGGNGAGKSTLFRMIAGYDQPDSGTITVGETVELAYVDQMRDLDGSKTVWEELSDGNDIIKVGNYETPSRAYVGRFNFKGSDQQKRVGDLSGGERNRLHLAKLLKEGGNVLLLDEPTNDLDVETLRALEEALLNFPGSALVISHDRWFLDRVASHILAFEDDGEVVYFEGNFTEYDEDFKKRKGDSAMQPKRMKYKKLA; encoded by the coding sequence ATGGCCCAATACGTATACACCATGAACCGCGTGGGCAAGGTGGTACCGCCCAAGCGAGAGATTCTGAAAGACATCTCACTGAGCTTCTTCCCCGGCGCCAAGATCGGCGTTCTTGGCCTTAACGGTGCTGGTAAATCCACCCTGCTTCGCATTATGGCCGGCGTGGACCAGGATTACATCGGCGAAGCCCGCCCCCAACCGGGCATTAACGTGGGCTACCTGCCCCAGGAGCCGGAGCTGGACGAAGAGAAAACCGTCAAGGAAATCGTCGACGAGGCGGTCTCCGGTGTTCATGACGCCCTGGCGGAACTGGACCAAGTTTACGCAGCCTACGCCGAACCGGATGCGGATTTTGACGCCCTCGCCAAGAAACAGGGCGAACTGGAAGCCTACATCCAGGCCACCGACGGCCACGACATTGAACGCAAGATGGAAGTCGCCGCCGACGCGTTGCGCCTCCCGCCCTGGGATCAGAAAGTGCAAATCCTGTCCGGTGGTGAGCGCCGCCGTGTTGCCTTGTGCCGCCTGCTGCTGTCCGGCCCAGACATGTTGCTGCTGGACGAGCCCACCAACCATCTGGATGCCGAATCCGTGGCCTGGCTTGAGCGCTTCCTGCACGATTATGAAGGCACCGTGGTTGCCATCACCCACGACCGGTATTTCCTCGACAACGTCGCCGGCTGGATCCTGGAACTGGACCGTGGCCATGGCATTCCCTTCGAGGGCAACTACAGCCAGTGGCTGGAGAACAAGGAAAAGCGCCTGGAGATGGAGTCCAAGCAGGAGGCCTCTCACCAGAAAGCCATCAAGCAGGAGCTGGAATGGGTTCGCAGCAACGCCAAGGGCCGTCAGTCCAAGAGCAAGGCCCGCCTGGCCCGCTTTGAGGAGATGAGTTCCCAGGAGTTTCAGAAGCGCAATGAAACCAACGAGCTGTACATTCCGCCTGGACCTCGCCTCGGCAACAAGGTGATCGAAGTGGACGGTATCAGCAAGTCCTTCGGTGACCGCCTGCTGTACGAAGACGTGTCCTTGAGCGTACCACCCGGTGCCATCGTGGGCATTATCGGCGGCAACGGTGCCGGCAAATCGACCCTGTTCAGGATGATCGCGGGTTACGACCAGCCTGACTCCGGCACCATTACCGTCGGTGAAACCGTGGAACTGGCCTACGTGGACCAGATGCGCGACCTGGACGGCAGTAAAACCGTCTGGGAAGAACTCTCCGACGGCAACGATATTATCAAGGTAGGCAACTACGAGACCCCGTCCCGGGCCTATGTGGGGCGCTTCAACTTCAAGGGCAGCGACCAGCAGAAACGGGTTGGCGACCTGTCCGGGGGTGAGCGTAACCGCCTGCACCTGGCCAAACTGCTCAAGGAAGGCGGCAACGTCCTGCTGCTGGACGAACCGACCAACGATCTGGACGTGGAAACCCTGCGCGCCCTTGAAGAAGCCCTGCTCAACTTCCCGGGCTCCGCCCTGGTGATCTCACACGATCGCTGGTTCCTGGACCGGGTAGCCAGCCATATCCTGGCGTTCGAGGATGACGGCGAAGTGGTGTACTTCGAGGGCAACTTCACGGAATACGACGAAGACTTCAAGAAGCGCAAGGGCGATTCTGCCATGCAGCCCAAGCGTATGAAGTACAAGAAGCTGGCCTGA
- a CDS encoding DUF6316 family protein, with amino-acid sequence MDTQCRTGEQGPVPFRSSRFFCVGSKWYFTTREGFDSGPFASRERAETGLKRFLHVVRLLPEEQQLH; translated from the coding sequence ATGGATACCCAATGCAGAACCGGAGAACAAGGGCCGGTTCCCTTTCGCAGTAGTCGATTCTTTTGTGTGGGGAGCAAATGGTACTTCACTACCCGGGAAGGGTTTGACAGTGGCCCGTTTGCGTCACGGGAACGAGCCGAGACTGGCTTAAAGCGATTTTTACATGTTGTCCGGTTGTTACCCGAAGAACAGCAACTTCATTAA
- the thiL gene encoding thiamine-phosphate kinase has product MGEFELIRRYFLPLARQQTARSLILGPGDDCAIQHIPAGRDLVFSMDTLVEGVHFPRNYRPDYLGWRALAVAASDLAAMGADPECFTLALTMPAADEQWLAGFAGGLRSASNAFGMALAGGDTTSGPLTLTLQVHGTVEHGAAIRRAGARPGDLVAVSGTLGDAGAALDYLDEASPSPDVTALLDRYHSPRPRLALGSAVRGIASAAVDISDGLLADLGHILEASDVGASIDSARLPVSPHLKRLKGDAALDYALRSGDDYELCLTIPAECWRNAPDAVRKKLSVIGTVESPPGLILDGKPCGADAGFDHFRSRP; this is encoded by the coding sequence ATGGGCGAGTTCGAGCTGATTCGGCGTTATTTTTTGCCGCTCGCCAGGCAGCAGACAGCCCGGTCCCTGATTCTGGGGCCGGGGGATGACTGCGCAATTCAGCATATTCCCGCGGGCCGGGATCTCGTCTTCTCCATGGATACCCTGGTTGAGGGTGTCCACTTTCCCAGGAATTATCGCCCGGATTACCTTGGCTGGCGTGCTTTGGCCGTAGCGGCAAGTGATTTGGCCGCCATGGGGGCCGATCCGGAGTGCTTTACCCTTGCACTGACCATGCCTGCTGCAGACGAACAATGGCTTGCAGGTTTTGCCGGCGGGCTCAGAAGTGCCAGCAATGCGTTCGGGATGGCGCTGGCCGGCGGTGATACAACCTCCGGTCCGCTTACTCTGACTCTTCAGGTGCACGGAACCGTTGAGCATGGAGCCGCCATTCGGCGCGCGGGTGCCCGGCCTGGTGACCTTGTCGCGGTCTCCGGAACGCTTGGAGACGCCGGTGCGGCGCTGGACTACCTTGACGAGGCGAGCCCTTCGCCAGACGTTACAGCCCTGCTGGATCGTTATCATTCACCGCGGCCCAGGCTGGCACTTGGCAGCGCTGTCCGTGGCATTGCGAGTGCCGCTGTTGATATTTCTGACGGCCTGCTTGCGGACCTTGGGCATATTCTTGAGGCCTCTGACGTCGGGGCGAGCATCGACAGTGCCCGACTGCCGGTATCACCGCATCTGAAGCGCCTGAAAGGCGATGCAGCGCTGGATTATGCGCTGCGGTCCGGGGATGACTATGAGTTGTGCCTGACCATCCCCGCAGAGTGCTGGAGAAACGCCCCGGACGCGGTCCGGAAAAAACTGTCGGTGATTGGTACGGTTGAATCCCCGCCCGGGTTGATTCTCGATGGTAAGCCGTGTGGTGCAGATGCCGGGTTCGATCATTTCAGGAGCAGACCATGA
- the ribD gene encoding bifunctional diaminohydroxyphosphoribosylaminopyrimidine deaminase/5-amino-6-(5-phosphoribosylamino)uracil reductase RibD: MIENRDRAMMARAVQLAWRGRYSTHPNPRVGCVIARGDLVLGEGWHERAGEAHAEIRALSQAGPDARGATAYVTLEPCSHFGRTPPCARALIDAGVAHVYAATKDPNPSVSGRGLDMLRKAGVRVTEGLLADEAIRLNPGFMKRMNTGRPWVRLKMAASLDGRTAMASGESQWITGSDARRDVQRLRAISDAILTGVGTVLVDDPSLTVRREELGDIGDATEPSRQPLRVIADRDARTPCSAKILQGGNVQVFCASSTLATTPAQDLAALGISLTGVAWKDNGIDLAELLDSLGELGINELLVEAGPTLAGTFISEGLVDELWLYQAPVFLGSTGRPTARLLLETMADKVQWKVLDRRQLGEDQRLILARR; encoded by the coding sequence ATGATCGAAAACCGCGACAGGGCCATGATGGCCCGGGCTGTCCAGCTTGCCTGGCGCGGTCGGTACTCGACGCACCCCAACCCCAGGGTGGGCTGCGTCATCGCCCGGGGCGATCTGGTGCTCGGGGAGGGCTGGCATGAGCGTGCCGGCGAAGCCCATGCCGAAATCCGTGCGCTGAGCCAGGCTGGCCCGGATGCCCGGGGTGCCACGGCTTATGTGACTCTGGAGCCCTGCAGCCATTTCGGCCGCACACCGCCCTGCGCCAGGGCTCTGATCGACGCCGGAGTGGCCCATGTCTATGCGGCGACAAAGGACCCGAATCCTTCGGTGTCCGGGCGTGGACTGGATATGCTTCGGAAAGCCGGGGTCCGGGTTACTGAAGGCCTGCTGGCGGATGAAGCCATCCGCCTGAATCCGGGTTTCATGAAGCGCATGAACACCGGTCGTCCCTGGGTGCGTCTGAAAATGGCGGCCAGTCTGGATGGCCGCACGGCAATGGCCTCCGGCGAGAGCCAGTGGATAACCGGCAGCGATGCCCGCCGGGATGTGCAGCGTCTCAGGGCCATCAGCGATGCCATCCTCACGGGTGTCGGTACCGTTCTGGTGGACGATCCATCGTTGACTGTTCGCCGTGAAGAGCTGGGCGATATCGGTGACGCCACGGAGCCATCGAGGCAGCCCCTGAGAGTGATCGCCGACCGGGATGCGCGGACGCCCTGTTCGGCGAAGATCCTGCAGGGTGGCAATGTGCAGGTGTTCTGTGCGTCGTCAACTCTGGCGACGACACCGGCCCAGGATCTGGCGGCACTGGGCATCAGTCTCACCGGGGTGGCCTGGAAGGACAACGGCATTGATCTGGCCGAACTGCTGGATTCTCTCGGGGAACTCGGCATCAATGAGCTGCTGGTCGAAGCGGGCCCCACACTGGCAGGCACGTTCATCAGCGAAGGCCTGGTAGACGAACTCTGGCTCTATCAGGCGCCGGTTTTCCTCGGTAGTACGGGACGTCCGACCGCGCGCCTGCTGCTGGAAACCATGGCAGATAAAGTACAATGGAAGGTGCTGGACCGACGTCAGCTAGGGGAGGATCAGCGCCTGATTCTCGCTCGCCGGTAA
- the radA gene encoding DNA repair protein RadA has translation MAKAKTAYVCTECGADYSKWQGQCTACQAWNTISEVRGVSSNIKGARGARFEGFAGSLSEVQSLDDVSLAEQPRISSGMQEFDRVLGGGLVEGSAVLMGGHPGAGKSTLLLQAVCHLAASVPALYVTGEESLQQVAMRAKRLGLPTKDLKMLSETSVERVMQVTEAEKPRILVVDSIQVMHVAEIESAPGSVSQVRESAAFLTRFAKQTGTILFLVGHVTKDGSLAGPKVLEHMIDCSILLEGSSDSRYRTLRGIKNRFGAVNELGVFAMLEQGLKEVKNPSAIFLNRGEEAAPGSVVMVVWEGTRPMLVEIQALVDMAQGGYPRRVAVGLDQNRLAMLLAVLHRHGGMHVSDQDVFVNVVGGVKVNETSADLALLAAIVSSFRDRALPQDLVIFGEVGLSGEIRPVPSGQERIYEAAKHGFTRALVPKSNAPRKAIEGMKVIPVTKLSDALSALEDL, from the coding sequence ATGGCCAAAGCAAAAACCGCCTATGTCTGCACCGAATGCGGTGCCGACTACTCCAAATGGCAGGGCCAGTGCACCGCCTGCCAGGCCTGGAATACCATCAGCGAAGTCCGCGGTGTCAGCAGCAACATCAAAGGCGCTCGTGGCGCCCGCTTCGAGGGCTTTGCCGGCAGCCTGTCGGAAGTCCAGAGCCTGGACGACGTCAGCCTGGCTGAACAGCCTCGCATCAGCTCGGGCATGCAGGAGTTCGACCGGGTTCTCGGTGGCGGCCTGGTGGAGGGGTCGGCCGTTCTGATGGGCGGCCATCCGGGCGCCGGCAAGAGTACCCTGCTGCTTCAGGCAGTATGCCATCTGGCCGCCAGCGTCCCCGCGCTTTATGTCACCGGTGAAGAATCCCTGCAGCAGGTCGCCATGCGCGCCAAGCGGCTGGGATTGCCCACCAAAGACCTGAAGATGCTGTCTGAAACCAGTGTTGAGCGGGTGATGCAGGTAACGGAAGCAGAAAAGCCGCGGATTCTGGTGGTGGACAGTATCCAGGTGATGCACGTGGCAGAGATTGAATCAGCCCCCGGCAGTGTGTCCCAGGTACGCGAAAGCGCCGCCTTCCTGACCCGCTTTGCCAAGCAGACCGGCACCATCCTGTTCCTTGTCGGGCACGTTACCAAAGACGGCAGCCTGGCCGGCCCGAAAGTTCTGGAGCACATGATCGACTGTTCCATCCTGCTGGAAGGTTCCAGCGACAGCCGCTACCGCACACTTCGCGGCATCAAGAACCGGTTTGGCGCGGTGAATGAACTGGGCGTATTCGCCATGCTGGAACAGGGCCTTAAGGAAGTGAAGAACCCCAGCGCGATATTCCTCAACCGTGGCGAGGAAGCGGCGCCCGGCAGCGTGGTGATGGTGGTCTGGGAAGGCACCCGGCCCATGCTGGTGGAGATCCAGGCACTGGTGGACATGGCCCAGGGCGGCTATCCGAGACGCGTGGCGGTTGGCCTGGACCAGAACCGGCTGGCGATGCTTCTCGCCGTATTGCACCGTCACGGCGGCATGCATGTATCTGATCAGGATGTGTTCGTGAACGTGGTCGGCGGTGTGAAGGTGAATGAAACCAGCGCCGACCTGGCATTGTTGGCCGCGATTGTCTCCTCCTTCCGCGACCGCGCCCTGCCCCAGGATCTGGTGATTTTTGGCGAAGTCGGCCTTTCCGGCGAAATCCGACCGGTCCCCAGCGGCCAGGAGCGCATTTACGAAGCCGCCAAGCACGGCTTTACCCGGGCACTGGTGCCCAAATCCAATGCCCCCCGCAAGGCCATCGAGGGCATGAAAGTGATTCCGGTGACCAAGCTCAGTGACGCGCTCTCGGCTCTGGAAGATCTCTGA